A genomic segment from Halomicroarcula saliterrae encodes:
- a CDS encoding FAD binding domain-containing protein, which translates to MSHERAEQSPTELEVLISGGSMGGLATGIALADLGHTPTIYERTTGELKSRGGGIVAQQNIRQFLTQHTDVSPESITTSSSERQYLAQSGEIEHSRPEAMVFTSWDALYRALRNAFPEEDYHMGEEVVEVTSETATATFEDGSERTADVLVSAEGGQSSTRKQLFPDVTPAFADYVAWRGVIPESELSSSVRDEFDDRFVFYQGTDQLILAYFIPGPEGSTTPGERRLNWVWYDRLDSVDRSAIFTDTMGTERRFTVPPGKLRDPIRTDQLERAVETLPSVFQTVVTETPEMFVQAIYDLRVPEMVVDRVCLLGDSAFVARPHTAAGTAKAVGDAVTLAETLSQHESLEEALTSCNQTRSAYGVQIVSRGKQMGDDRLNLGS; encoded by the coding sequence GTGTCACACGAACGCGCTGAACAGTCACCGACTGAACTTGAGGTTCTCATTTCCGGTGGATCGATGGGTGGATTAGCTACCGGAATTGCACTCGCTGATTTGGGCCACACACCGACGATCTATGAGCGTACCACAGGGGAGCTAAAGAGCCGTGGGGGCGGCATCGTTGCCCAGCAGAACATTCGCCAGTTTCTCACCCAGCATACGGACGTCTCACCCGAGTCGATTACGACGAGTTCGAGTGAACGTCAGTATCTCGCTCAGTCAGGCGAGATCGAACACTCAAGGCCCGAAGCAATGGTGTTCACTTCCTGGGATGCCCTCTATCGAGCACTTCGCAACGCCTTCCCAGAAGAGGACTATCATATGGGCGAAGAAGTGGTTGAGGTCACATCCGAAACGGCAACAGCCACGTTCGAGGATGGAAGCGAAAGGACTGCAGACGTGCTTGTTTCGGCCGAAGGCGGACAATCTTCTACTCGCAAGCAACTGTTTCCCGACGTAACACCAGCGTTCGCTGACTACGTTGCCTGGCGTGGTGTCATCCCAGAGTCCGAACTTTCGAGTAGCGTCCGCGACGAATTCGATGACAGATTTGTTTTCTATCAAGGAACAGACCAGCTCATTCTCGCCTATTTCATTCCGGGTCCAGAAGGCAGTACAACACCGGGCGAGCGTCGCCTCAACTGGGTGTGGTACGATAGACTCGATAGCGTCGACCGGAGTGCCATCTTCACCGACACAATGGGCACAGAACGACGCTTTACCGTCCCACCGGGCAAACTCCGTGACCCTATCCGCACCGACCAACTCGAACGGGCTGTGGAGACATTGCCATCGGTCTTCCAGACAGTGGTGACTGAGACACCGGAGATGTTTGTCCAGGCAATCTATGACCTCAGGGTCCCCGAGATGGTCGTTGATCGAGTCTGTTTGCTCGGCGATAGTGCGTTTGTTGCTCGCCCACACACGGCAGCGGGAACTGCAAAGGCTGTCGGCGACGCGGTCACCTTGGCCGAGACACTCTCCCAACACGAGTCACTGGAGGAGGCACTGACCTCGTGTAACCAAACCCGGAGCGCGTATGGCGTCCAGATCGTTTCCAGGGGAAAGCAGATGGGCGACGACCGGCTTAATCTGGGTTCGTAG